A region from the Mycolicibacterium phlei genome encodes:
- a CDS encoding PadR family transcriptional regulator yields the protein MSLRIAALGLLAQQPGSGYDLLRYFEKSLANVWPATQSQLYSELNKLADAGLIEVSAIGARGRKEYRITDEGRAELRRWVLNPDDDPPFRSARLLRVFLLGEVSPEQARAHLADIAETADAEVARLRALRTEIGDDGSDELFYGLAALDYGLRMNAMEAEWARSVIDSLDARRSKSPPEKV from the coding sequence GTGAGTTTGCGAATCGCCGCGTTGGGCCTGCTCGCGCAGCAGCCGGGCAGCGGTTACGACCTGCTCCGATACTTCGAGAAATCCCTGGCCAACGTGTGGCCGGCCACCCAGAGCCAGCTCTACAGCGAGCTGAACAAGCTGGCCGACGCCGGCCTGATCGAGGTGTCGGCGATCGGCGCCCGCGGCCGCAAGGAGTATCGGATCACCGACGAGGGCCGGGCCGAACTGCGGCGATGGGTGCTCAACCCGGACGACGACCCGCCGTTTCGCAGCGCGCGACTGCTGCGGGTGTTCCTGCTCGGGGAGGTCTCGCCGGAGCAGGCGCGCGCACACCTCGCCGACATCGCCGAGACCGCCGACGCCGAGGTCGCCCGGCTGCGGGCACTACGCACCGAGATCGGGGACGACGGCAGCGATGAACTCTTCTACGGCCTGGCCGCGCTCGACTACGGGCTGCGGATGAACGCGATGGAAGCCGAGTGGGCCCGGTCCGTGATCGACAGCCTGGACGCCCGGCGGAGCAAATCGCCGCCCGAAAAAGTGTAA
- a CDS encoding carotenoid oxygenase family protein, producing MSETTDSTLFGTDDFFRRGNYAPVPDELTEYDLPVDGAIPPELDGWYLRNGPNPRQATAHWFTGDGMIHGARIEGGRAKWYRNRWVRTESFVEPFPVYNADGTRNLRSSVANTHVVNHAGRTLALVESSLPYEITNDLETVGVYDFGGKLVDAMTAHPKICPTTGELHFFGYGNIFEPHVTYHRADADGELTVNRGLDVPALTMMHDFALTASYAIFMDLPIVFNLEVAMRGDGDMPYRWDDDYGARLGLLRRDDPFGEVRWFDIDPCYVFHVVNAYDVGDSVVLQAVRYPELWRGNAGFEADGVLWSWTINLTTGTVTERQLDDRPVEFPRIDDRLTTLPARYSVAVGDNRLLRYDLTSGTAVEHAFGTADSPGGPGEAVFVPSASSADESAGWYLVYVYDPARDGSDLVILDATDFAGPPVARIQLPQRVPYGFHGNWIAA from the coding sequence ATGAGCGAAACCACCGACTCGACCCTGTTCGGCACCGACGATTTCTTCCGCCGCGGCAACTACGCGCCGGTGCCCGACGAACTCACCGAATACGACCTGCCCGTCGACGGTGCGATCCCGCCCGAACTCGACGGCTGGTACCTGCGCAACGGGCCGAACCCGCGGCAGGCCACCGCCCACTGGTTCACCGGCGACGGCATGATCCACGGCGCGCGCATCGAGGGTGGCCGCGCCAAGTGGTACCGCAACCGGTGGGTGCGCACCGAGAGCTTCGTCGAACCCTTCCCGGTCTACAACGCCGACGGCACCCGCAACCTGCGCTCCAGCGTCGCCAACACTCACGTCGTCAACCACGCGGGCAGGACCCTGGCGCTGGTGGAGTCATCGCTGCCCTACGAGATCACCAACGACCTCGAGACCGTCGGCGTCTACGACTTCGGCGGCAAGCTCGTCGACGCGATGACCGCGCACCCGAAGATCTGCCCCACCACCGGAGAACTGCACTTCTTCGGCTACGGCAACATCTTCGAACCGCACGTGACCTACCACCGCGCCGACGCCGACGGCGAACTCACCGTCAACCGCGGCCTCGACGTGCCCGCGCTGACGATGATGCACGACTTCGCACTGACCGCCTCGTACGCGATCTTCATGGACCTGCCCATCGTGTTCAACCTCGAGGTCGCGATGCGCGGCGACGGGGACATGCCCTACCGCTGGGACGACGACTACGGCGCGCGGCTCGGGCTGCTGCGCCGCGACGACCCGTTCGGCGAGGTCCGCTGGTTCGACATCGACCCGTGCTACGTGTTCCACGTCGTCAACGCCTACGACGTCGGGGATTCCGTTGTGCTGCAAGCGGTCCGCTATCCCGAGCTGTGGCGCGGAAACGCCGGCTTCGAAGCCGACGGGGTGCTGTGGAGCTGGACCATCAACCTCACCACCGGCACGGTCACCGAACGCCAGCTCGACGACCGGCCCGTCGAGTTCCCCCGCATCGACGACCGGCTGACCACGCTGCCCGCCCGGTACTCGGTGGCCGTCGGCGACAATCGGCTGCTGCGCTACGACCTGACCAGCGGCACCGCGGTCGAGCACGCGTTCGGCACCGCCGACTCACCGGGCGGACCGGGCGAGGCGGTGTTCGTGCCGTCGGCGTCGTCGGCGGACGAGAGCGCAGGCTGGTACCTCGTCTACGTCTACGACCCGGCCCGCGACGGCAGCGACCTGGTCATCCTCGACGCCACCGACTTCGCGGGCCCGCCCGTCGCGAGAATCCAGCTGCCGCAACGCGTTCCCTACGGCTTCCACGGCAACTGGATCGCGGCCTGA
- a CDS encoding RDD family protein — protein MVGQQEPMVTGDAVVLDIQIAQLPVRALAALIDVTVVLLLYVCGVLLYALTLRQFDPALSAGILTVFTALCLLGYPVAIESVTRGRSLGKMALGLRVVSDDGGPERFRQAFIRALTGVVEIYLLTGGPAVICSLVSAKGKRLGDIFAGTVVISERAPRTPPPPPMPPELAWWASSLQLSGLRAEQAELARQFLARATQLHPAVREDMAYRIAAGVVAQISPPPPPGVPPHLVLAAVLAERHRRELARLQGPTPPGPGAPTSPRAPEGGFAPPG, from the coding sequence ATGGTTGGCCAGCAAGAGCCGATGGTGACCGGCGACGCGGTGGTGCTGGACATCCAGATCGCCCAACTGCCGGTGCGCGCGCTGGCCGCACTGATCGACGTGACGGTGGTGCTGCTGCTCTACGTCTGCGGCGTGCTGCTGTACGCGCTGACCCTGCGCCAGTTCGATCCGGCGCTCTCGGCCGGGATCCTCACGGTGTTCACCGCGTTGTGCCTGTTGGGGTATCCGGTCGCGATCGAGTCGGTGACCAGGGGCCGGTCGCTGGGCAAGATGGCGCTGGGTCTGCGGGTGGTGTCCGACGACGGCGGTCCGGAACGGTTCCGGCAGGCCTTCATTCGCGCCCTCACCGGTGTGGTGGAGATCTATCTGCTCACCGGCGGGCCCGCGGTGATCTGCAGTCTGGTGTCCGCCAAGGGAAAACGCCTCGGCGACATCTTCGCGGGCACCGTGGTGATCAGCGAGCGCGCTCCCCGGACACCACCCCCGCCGCCGATGCCGCCCGAGCTGGCCTGGTGGGCGTCGTCGCTGCAACTGTCCGGGCTGCGCGCCGAGCAGGCCGAGCTGGCTCGCCAGTTCCTCGCTCGGGCAACGCAGTTGCACCCCGCGGTGCGCGAGGACATGGCGTACCGGATCGCCGCGGGCGTCGTCGCGCAGATCTCCCCGCCGCCACCGCCGGGTGTCCCGCCGCACCTCGTGCTGGCCGCGGTGCTCGCCGAGCGGCACCGCCGGGAGCTGGCGCGGCTGCAGGGGCCGACGCCGCCCGGGCCCGGCGCACCGACGTCACCGCGGGCGCCGGAGGGCGGCTTCGCGCCACCCGGCTGA
- a CDS encoding stage II sporulation protein M, with translation MDVDAFVLTHRPTWDRLEELIKRRDKLTGPEIDELVDLYQRASTHLSIVRSASTDAALIGRLSGLVAQARSAVTAAPAPLWREFARFWTVSFPVVVYRARGWWLSTGLVFLLVSAVIAVWVAGSPEVKATIGSDEDIAQLVNNDFANYYSEHPAASFAFQVWTNNAWVSLLCLAFAVLLGLPIPYILLQNAANLGVNAGLMFGAGKGDVFLGLITPHGLLELTAVFVAAGAGMRLGWMVISPGDRPRGQVLAEQGRAIAAVAGGLVLMLLVAGLIEALVTPSPLPTAARVGIGAAAEAVFLVYVFHFGRKGVRAGETGDVENAPDVVPTR, from the coding sequence GTGGATGTCGACGCGTTCGTGCTGACGCACCGGCCGACCTGGGACCGGCTCGAGGAGCTGATCAAGCGGCGCGACAAGCTGACCGGCCCCGAGATCGACGAACTCGTCGACCTCTACCAGCGGGCGTCGACCCACCTGTCGATCGTGCGCAGCGCCTCCACCGACGCGGCGCTCATCGGGCGGCTGTCCGGTCTGGTGGCCCAGGCGCGTTCGGCGGTGACCGCCGCGCCCGCCCCGCTGTGGCGGGAGTTCGCACGGTTCTGGACGGTGTCCTTCCCGGTGGTGGTCTACCGGGCCCGCGGCTGGTGGCTAAGCACGGGCCTGGTGTTCCTGCTGGTGTCGGCGGTGATCGCGGTGTGGGTAGCGGGCAGCCCGGAGGTCAAGGCCACCATCGGGTCCGACGAGGACATCGCCCAACTGGTCAACAACGACTTCGCGAACTACTACAGCGAGCACCCGGCGGCGTCGTTCGCGTTTCAGGTGTGGACCAACAACGCGTGGGTTTCGTTGCTGTGCCTGGCTTTCGCCGTCCTGCTCGGCCTGCCGATCCCCTACATCCTGCTGCAGAACGCCGCCAACCTCGGCGTCAACGCCGGGCTGATGTTCGGGGCGGGCAAGGGCGACGTGTTCCTGGGCCTGATCACCCCGCACGGTCTGCTGGAACTGACGGCGGTGTTCGTCGCCGCCGGGGCCGGTATGCGGCTGGGCTGGATGGTGATCTCCCCGGGGGACCGGCCGCGCGGGCAGGTGCTGGCCGAACAGGGCCGTGCCATCGCCGCGGTGGCGGGCGGCCTGGTGCTGATGCTGCTGGTGGCCGGCCTGATCGAGGCGCTGGTGACCCCGTCGCCGTTGCCCACCGCGGCCCGCGTCGGCATCGGGGCGGCCGCCGAGGCCGTGTTCCTGGTCTACGTGTTCCACTTCGGCCGCAAGGGGGTGCGCGCCGGGGAGACCGGCGACGTCGAGAACGCCCCCGACGTGGTGCCCACCCGCTGA
- a CDS encoding DUF58 domain-containing protein, producing the protein MVLTGRTALVALVCVLPIAVSPWPAATFAALLAALAAVVGLDAALAGSVRHVAFTRSGDSAARLGQQAEVRLVVENTGNRRITGVVRDAWPPSACAGPRLHPVAIPAGHRVHLTTTLHPVRRGDQESALITVRSIGPLGLAGRQRSHRVPWRVRILPPFLSRRHLPARLAKLRELEGNTPVLIRGQGTEFDSLREYVVGDDVRSIDWRATARRADVVVRTWRPERDQRVVIVLDTGRTSAGRVGVDPTSGDPTGWPRLDWSMDAALLLAALAARAGDRVDFLAFDQVQRAGLFNASRSGLLTQLVDVMAPVEPALVESDATAMIAAIQRRVRRHALVVLLTDLNASALDEGLLPVLPRLTSRHTVLIAAVSDPRVAALAAGRSDAAQVYDAAAAERARNERGEIAARLRRRGVDVVDAVPEDLAPALADHYLALKAAGRL; encoded by the coding sequence GTGGTCCTCACCGGTCGAACCGCGCTGGTCGCACTGGTGTGCGTCCTGCCGATCGCGGTATCGCCATGGCCGGCAGCGACATTCGCGGCGCTGCTGGCGGCGCTGGCGGCGGTGGTCGGCCTGGACGCCGCGCTGGCGGGCAGCGTGCGCCACGTCGCGTTCACCCGCAGCGGCGACAGCGCCGCCCGGCTCGGCCAGCAGGCCGAGGTGCGGCTGGTCGTCGAGAACACCGGCAACCGGCGCATCACCGGCGTGGTACGCGACGCGTGGCCGCCGAGCGCCTGCGCCGGGCCGCGGCTGCACCCGGTGGCGATCCCCGCGGGTCACCGCGTCCACCTGACCACCACGCTGCACCCGGTGCGGCGGGGTGATCAGGAGTCGGCGCTGATCACGGTGCGCTCGATCGGTCCGCTGGGGCTGGCCGGGCGGCAGCGCTCGCACCGGGTGCCGTGGCGGGTGCGGATCCTGCCGCCGTTCCTGTCCCGTCGGCATCTGCCCGCGCGGCTGGCGAAACTGCGTGAGCTGGAAGGCAATACGCCGGTGCTGATCCGCGGCCAGGGCACCGAGTTCGACTCGCTGCGCGAGTACGTCGTCGGCGACGACGTACGCTCGATCGACTGGCGGGCCACCGCGCGGCGGGCCGATGTGGTGGTGCGCACGTGGCGCCCGGAGCGCGATCAGCGGGTGGTCATCGTCCTGGACACCGGCCGTACCTCGGCGGGCCGGGTCGGTGTCGACCCCACCAGCGGCGATCCCACCGGATGGCCGCGGCTGGACTGGTCGATGGACGCCGCGCTGCTGCTGGCCGCGCTGGCGGCGCGCGCCGGCGACCGCGTCGACTTCCTGGCGTTCGACCAGGTGCAGCGGGCGGGGTTGTTCAACGCGTCGCGCAGCGGCCTGCTCACCCAGCTCGTCGACGTGATGGCCCCGGTCGAGCCGGCGCTGGTGGAGTCGGACGCGACCGCGATGATCGCCGCGATCCAGCGCCGGGTGCGCAGGCACGCGCTGGTGGTGCTGCTGACCGACCTCAACGCCTCGGCGCTGGACGAGGGTCTGCTGCCGGTGCTGCCACGGCTGACGTCGCGGCACACCGTGCTGATCGCGGCGGTGTCCGACCCGCGGGTGGCGGCGCTGGCCGCGGGCCGTTCCGACGCTGCGCAGGTGTACGACGCGGCGGCGGCCGAGCGGGCCCGCAACGAGCGCGGGGAGATCGCCGCCCGGCTGCGCCGCCGCGGGGTCGACGTCGTCGACGCCGTACCCGAGGATCTGGCGCCGGCGCTGGCCGACCACTACCTGGCGCTCAAGGCGGCGGGCCGGCTCTGA